The stretch of DNA GATCACTATTTTCCGGGGAGGCATCAGCatgtcaatttaatctttgcaagaCAAGGCTGTTTTTAGTTTTTAAAACTCTCCCGCGTTGGATTGGGATAATACCCAAGTGGTGGTAGCCAAAGACCCGACGGCCGCAAGACCGTCGTATAGCTGAAATTAACAATTCTTCCTTGGGAGCAAATTCGTGTGTGTGAAAGGAGGAAAAAGGAATGCATGAACACGGTTGTAATTTATATTGCTTCTTGTTCTTTGTACAACCATGATGTTTGAtgcatagattgaaagtttttctaGCAAAAAAGAAAGATGGGGGAAAGGCGGTGGGCACCTTCACCTGCGCTCTTTCGCTTGATCGATTTGAAATGGAAGAAATACAAAGAGTCTTCAGATGTTTTGACAAtgtccaccatcatccaatgcaaaATTAGAGTTGAGGCAACGACGTGTGCTACGGTTGGAGCGAAGAATTTGGGAAATATTCTGCCAAGAGAGCAATGTTTACAAGGGTTTTAGTCTTTGTTTGTTAGCTCTGGTTGTTATAACTTCTTTTTTTGTGAATGTTATTAACTCTCTCTTAATTAATGGAATGATGTAAACTTTTGCCTCCATTTTGAAAGGGGAAAAAAGGTAAGAAATAGATGAGAGACCGGACTCCATCTGTCCACCCTTATGCACTTAGCAACACCTTTCCTCACCGAAGGAGTATGTAATCCTTCGCCTTTTATTAGCTTCCACATGCTTCTTCCATCTTACCACTACATTCTGCAGTTGTAGACTTCATACAGACAGGATGCAGGCTTCAAACAAACAAAGAAACTGAACGAAAGAACAGCACCAACAAACCCCTATATATGTTCTTCTACCTATACTCCAGGATTAACCATCATGGAATTGATCGATTCATCGACCGCGCGCAATGTACACATCGGATCATTACATCCATGATCAGATAGGGCCCCGGCCATTGCCGCGCTCAGTTGTTGGCCTTGGCCTGGCGCCCATGGGGCAGCAGCTTGAGCGCCTCCAGGAAGGTGAGCTTGAGCCTGCCCAGGTGCGGCCTCACGTTCTGCTTCTCCAGGTACACCGTCTTGAGCGCCTCCCACCCCTGCTTGTGGATGGAGAGCGGGTCAGTGAGCACCGGGTGGTCCTTGGGGTACTGCTCGCTCAGCGTCGTCTCGTCGAGCTGGATCTTGTAGCCGATGTAGTGCAGCTGCATGTCCTTGGACGGCTCCTCGAAGGTGCCGCGGGCGAGCCACTCCAGCCCGCCGTAGGGGATCACCTGGATCAGCACGGCGCCGGCGGGGAGGAAGACCATGTTGGTCAGCCCCGCGCCGTGCACGCCCACCATCACGTCCGCCGAGTTCACCAGCCGGGCGAACCTGGACACCTCCGTGTTGGTGTCCGGCTCGCCCACGCGCACGTCGTACCCGAGGCTCATGGCCATGTCCGCCATGGCGCGCTCGTTCAGGAACGCGCGCGAGTTCTTGCGCGAGATGATGAGCAGCCGCGGCCGGCGCCGGATGTCCCACCGGTCGCCGCTCGGCTCGGCCGCCGCGCGCGACAGCCCGAACGCGACCCGCAGCATCGCGCGGAAGTCCACCATCGACGCCCCCGTCGGCGTCTTGGACGCGTCCACGCCCAGCTCCTTGTGGAACGTCGGCCCGACCACCACGCTCCCGTAGCACCGGACCTCGTCGTCGTTGTCGATGTCGATCACCTCGTGCCTGCTCAGCTGCTGGAAGATCTCCAGGTACCTGTTGGTCCACCACGACTTGAAGCTGCTCACCAGGAACTGCACCTCGCCGCCGAACCGGTGCGCCGTGATGAACGCCGGGACCAGCACGTCCGTGTAGTCGTGGAACAGGTTGCCGGTGAACCCGCCGGTGGAGATCACGAAGGCCGTCGCGGAGCTGTTGACCGTGCAATGCGGGCCGCCGCCGGAGAGCGGGCGGAGGGTCCATTCCTTGACGTGCGACAGCGCGTAGGCGTCCTGCTTCCGGCAGTACGGCTTCACCTTCCACTCCCGGTCCAGCGGGCGGACCTGGATGGTCTGGCTGCGGCCCTGCACGCGCACGTCGCCGGCGGCCTCGCACGTGTCCGACCGCCGGCCCGACTCGTAGCACACCGGCTTGCCCTGGCGGTCTATGACAGCGACGGGGACGGGCGTGGTGCTTGTGCTCACCGGCACGGGCACGCTCACGCCACCCCGGGACGACGTGTCGGCGGGTTTGGGCggagtttcttcctcctcctcctcctccgctgcagATTGCAAAAGTCAGCTCAACGTCAGATCTGGTCCGATCCCCACAAACTCCATTGGATACCCATTAATTCAGTCCCCATATGGCCAGGAACATCAAATTTCCTGCCGTATCATGCAACTCCGAATGGAGACGGAAACAATCCCCAAGAACGAACAAATTCATCACAGGAAGGAAGCAAGGGACGCGGGCTCGCGGCAACATACCAGCTGAATCCGGAGTTGTGACCACAGCTTCATGGGCGACCTCCACCTTGACGCTTCCCTTGCTCATTCCATGCCGCTCCTCTGCTTTGATGGCGTCCCCCGTCTTCTCTGCAGCACGCACGCACGCAAAGAAAGATAAATCCCCCCTCATTCAGAACCAAGCGCACAAGAATCAATCAGCACGAGTCTGTCCGCGCGCGCGCGTACATACCCATGGGGGAgagcctcgtcctgatgacggagaGCAGGACGAGGGACGCGAGCATGAAGGCGATGAGCGACGCATTCCCCAGCCGCCGCCCGTCCCCTCTCGACAGGCTCCTGGCCGACTTCATGGcctgcccctctctctccctctctctctctctctctctctctctctctctctctctctctctctctctgggtgCCTGCTACCGGAAATCTTTGTCCGTCTGTCTATCAGGAATGGTTCTCGAGGGGGGCGTGGAGTCTTATACCGGCGGGCGGGGTGGTGGCAGAAGCCACAGAACTTACCAGTTCTGTCGTTGAACGGGGCAAAGGCTTCTCACCCTCGTTGAAACGGTAGCGGTGTTGACCGCGCGGACAGAGACAAGCTAGCGGTGACGCGACTTGGTAGACGTGGAGGCGAGCTACTCTGGCAAGGCAAGGCAAAGCGAGAGGGCGGGGCAGGGGAGACTTGGGGAGAAGTGACTCCGGCAGCAGAGAGCAGATCGAGCGCGGTATCAACTGCCGCCGTCAGTGACCGGTCCCGGGGCTCCGTCGATCTCCGAGCTCGGTTCCGACAGTAACTGCTCAGCGCCGTCGCTGTCGTCCGTTGGCTCACTTCGAGGCGGATGGCATACTGTCAGGAAGCTGACAGACTTCCAAGTTTACTGTTGAAAAGTGCTTGCTCACTTCAGTGTGAAGTCCAAGATTATCTAGTACCAAGTAACTGCAAAACCAACCCCAAACTTTTGGGGGGCTGAAGCAAGCACTTCCTTGAACTTCTAAAAATGCAGTCGAATCAACAGCATCCATGTTAACCTTAAAAATTAAGGCAGTTAAATCAACCACAACTATATCAATTGAATTGTTTGCTATTGATTATTATGGACATGTGCACTATCAAAACATGCTTACCCCTCTTTCAAATGTTGAGCATGTTAGTTTTGTTCtgagtcaaactttataaactatGGCCAGGTTTATAGGTAAAGATAGTGCCATCCCGATACTGGATATAGACAAATTTATTAATCTAATATCACACTCCCCCAGTCCTAAAATATAATTTGTATAAGATTTTTCTAAGTCAAACTTTACGACCTTTGACCAATAATATAGAAAAAATCATCAATATCTAGAATACCCAATGGATAGCATTAGATTCATCATAAAGTAAATGTTCATAAGATAGATATTTGGTATCATGGATGTAAATAATTTCCTATATAAACTTCGTCAAAAATTGTGAAGATTGATTTTCATAAAAACCAATGCCCTCTATCATGGGATGGAGAGAGTAGTACTTAATGCTCTTTAAGCGATACTAGATGGCATGAGTCTTATTACTGGTAGGCATTAATTATTCATCATGTCATTCCAAAGCAAATGATTAAATAACAATGTATGAATGGTAGACATTAACTATTCATCATGATATATATTCGAAAGCATGCATTAAATATCAACGTATAAATTGAGTAATCACGGTAATTAATATTATAATGGCATATAGGACCTACATGAATGAATAATATGACTTGATGATTCCCTTATGGTGTATTCTCAACCTTCATGAGATCATGGTTCAGTTTAACCATGGGATGGCTATATGTTGTTTATTCGTATGGGATACGAGTCGGTTTGTGTGAGAACAAAAATCAGAGTCTATAGTGTGTAATATCCAAAATTCTCTTTTTGAGAGCATTGGTTCTTTTTTTTCCTCATAGTTCATGAAGTATGTTGTTTCTTGATGCAATTTTGCACATGTATAAAGACACAAACATATAATGTAAAGATCgaattttgttttattttatttttaagtaGATATAATGTTTTTTCTTTGTGCCGGTCTTTGTATACGTTTGTGGTAGGATTAAAAGCACGATAAGCTAAAATGGCATATAGATCTAGATTGGGTATAATTTGCATCGTAGGGTCCAGGGACATGGACTCTACAAATCA from Triticum dicoccoides isolate Atlit2015 ecotype Zavitan chromosome 6A, WEW_v2.0, whole genome shotgun sequence encodes:
- the LOC119317885 gene encoding alpha-1,3-arabinosyltransferase XAT3-like, which translates into the protein MKSARSLSRGDGRRLGNASLIAFMLASLVLLSVIRTRLSPMEKTGDAIKAEERHGMSKGSVKVEVAHEAVVTTPDSAAEEEEEEETPPKPADTSSRGGVSVPVPVSTSTTPVPVAVIDRQGKPVCYESGRRSDTCEAAGDVRVQGRSQTIQVRPLDREWKVKPYCRKQDAYALSHVKEWTLRPLSGGGPHCTVNSSATAFVISTGGFTGNLFHDYTDVLVPAFITAHRFGGEVQFLVSSFKSWWTNRYLEIFQQLSRHEVIDIDNDDEVRCYGSVVVGPTFHKELGVDASKTPTGASMVDFRAMLRVAFGLSRAAAEPSGDRWDIRRRPRLLIISRKNSRAFLNERAMADMAMSLGYDVRVGEPDTNTEVSRFARLVNSADVMVGVHGAGLTNMVFLPAGAVLIQVIPYGGLEWLARGTFEEPSKDMQLHYIGYKIQLDETTLSEQYPKDHPVLTDPLSIHKQGWEALKTVYLEKQNVRPHLGRLKLTFLEALKLLPHGRQAKANN